AGCGGCGGGGGCGGTATGCGAAGGACCGATTCTCGTATCGGTCCGCGCCGTGAGGGCTTCTGCCGTGTGTCGGGTGCGGTCCGTCGTGGCTTGTCGCGCCCGCGCGGCGGAGCCGCACATCGGCACAGCCCCGCGCCCCTGGGGTGAGTGACCTTGCCGTACGGGAAAGGGCCGCCGCGGCGTTGAGGCTGCCCTTTCCTCCTGGCGTCAGCCGGTGCGGCGCAGGGCCTCGGAGAGGCGGCCCGCCGCGTCGATGACCGCCTGGGCGTGCATGCGGCCGGGGTGGCGGGTCAGGCGCTCGATGGGGCCCGAGACGGAGACGGCGGCCACCACGCGGTTGGAGGGGCCGCGGACGGGAGCCGACACGGACGCGACGCCCGGCTCGCGCTCACCGATGGACTGGGCCCAGCCGCGGCGCCGTACGCCCGACAGGGCCGTCGCCGTGAAGCGGGCGCCCTGGAGGCCGCGGTGCAGACGCTCGGGTTCCTCCCAGGCCATGAGGATCTGGGCCGAGGAACCGGCCTTCATCGTCAGCGTGGAACCGACCGGGACCGTGTCCCGAAGGCCGGACAGGCGTTCCGCCGCGGCCACGCAGATGCGCATGTCGCCCTGGCGGCGGTAGAGCTGCGCGCTCTCGCCCGTGATGTCACGCAGATGCGTCAGCACCGGGCCGGCGGTGGCGAGGAGGCGGTCCTCGCCGGCGGCCGCGGCCAGCTCGGCCAGGCGCGGGCCGAGGATGAAACGGCCCTGCATGTCGCGCGCCACCATACGGTGGTGTTCCAAAGCCACGGCCAGTCGGTGAGCCGTGGGTCGAGCGAGTCCGGTGGCAGCGACCAAGCCTGCGAGGGTGGCCGGACCGGACTCCAGGGCGCTCAGGACAAGGGCTGCCTTGTCCAGAACGCCGACGCCGCTACTGTTGTCCATGCAACGATACTCCCGTCTCACTCTGTGAAACGCAAGTTCATTTTTCCGTGAGACGCGCAACCCTTGGACGCATGGTGGCCCGCGGACCAACGGGCCTGGCGGCGGGTGCCCGGGAACAGGGGCAACGGGCGTCGCCTCCACAAGATCTCTAGTTGGGCCGGTGCGTCATTGCCGGCCGGAGGGAAAGCGATGGGTAGGACACTCGCGGAGAAGGTCTGGGACGACCACGTCGTCCGGCGCGCCGAGGGCGAGCCCGACCTCCTCTTCATCGATCTGCACCTCCTGCACGAGGTGACCAGCCCGCAGGCCTTCGACGGGCTGCGGCAGAACGGCCGCCCGGTGCGCCGTCTCGACCTCACCATCGCGACCGAGGACCACAACACCCCGACCCTCGACATCGACAAGCCGATCGCCGACCCGGTCTCGCGCGCCCAGCTGGAGACGCTGCGCAAGAACTGCGCCGATTTCGGCGTGCGGCTGCATCCGCTCGGCGATGTCGAGCAGGGCGTCGTGCACGTCGTCGGCCCGCAGCTGGGTCTGACCCAGCCCGGCACCACCGTCGTCTGCGGCGACTCCCACACCTCCACGCACGGCGCGTTCGGCGCGCTGGCGTTCGGCATCGGCACCTCGCAGGTCGAGCACGTGCTGGCCACCCAGACGCTGCCGCTGGCCCGCCCCAAGACCATGGCGATCACGGTCGAGGGTGAGCTGGCCGACGGCGTGACCGCCAAGGACCTGATCCTGGCGATCATCGCCAAGATCGGTACCGGCGGCGGCCAGGGCTACATTCTGGAGTACCGGGGCTCCGCCATCGAGAAGCTCTCGATGGAGGCCCGGATGACCATCTGCAACATGTCGATCGAGGCCGGCGCCCGCGCGGGCATGATCGCCCCCGACGAGACCACCTTCGCGTACATCGAGGGCCGCGACCACGCCCCCGAAGGCGCGGACTGGGACGCGGCGGTCGAGTACTGGAAGACGCTGAAGACGGACGAGGACGCCGAGTTCGACGCCGAGGTCGTCATCGACGGTGCCGCGCTGTCGCCGTTCGTCACCTGGGGCACCAACCCCGGTCAGGGCGCGCCGCTTTCGGCCGCCGTCCCCGACCCTGCTTCGTACGAAGACGCTTCGGAGCGCCACGCCGCCGAAAAGGCCCTGGAATACATGGGGTTGGAGGCCGGGCAGCCGCTGCGCTCCATCAACGTGGACACCGTCTTCGTAGGTTCGTGCACCAACGGTCGGATCGAGGACCTGCGGGCCGCCGCCGCCATCGTCGAGGGCCGCAAAGTCGCCGACGGCGTACGGATGCTGGTCGTCCCCGGCTCGGTGCGGGTCGGTCTCCAGGCCGTCTCCGAGGGTCTGGACGTCGTCTTCAAGGAGGCCGGCGCCGAATGGCGGCACGCGGGCTGCTCGATGTGCCTCGGCATGAACCCCGACCAGCTGGCGCCGGGTGAGCGCTCCGCGTCCACCTCCAACCGCAACTTCGAGGGCCGGCAGGGCAAGGGCGGTCGTACGCACCTGGTGTCGCCGCAGGTCGCGGCCGCCACGGCCGTCCTGGGCCACCTGGCCTCCCCGGCCGACCTGTCCGACGCCGAGACCCGTACGCCCGCTGGAGTCTGATCAGTCATGGAAGCATTCATCTCGCACACCGGCCGGGCCGTCCCGCTGCGTCGCTCCAACGTCGATACCGACCAGATCATCCCTGCTCACTGGCTCAAGAAGGTCACGCGGGACGGGTTCGAGGACGGGCTGTTCGAGGCCTGGCGCAAGGACGAGACCTTCGTCCTCAACCGCCCCGAGCGGCAGGGCGCGAGCGTTCTGGTCGCCGGCCCCGACTTCGGCACCGGTTCCTCCCGTGAGCACGCCGTCTGGGCACTCCAGAACTACGGCTTCAAGACCGTGATCTCGTCCCGCTTCGCCGACATCTTCCGGGGTAACTCGCTGAAGAACGGCCTGCTCACGGTGGTTCTGGAGCAGAAGATCGTGGACGCGCTGTGGGAACTCACCGAGAAGGACCCGCAGGCCGAGATCACGGTGGACCTCGAGGCGCGTGAGGTGCGGGCCGAGGGCGTCACCGCCTCCTTCGAGCTGGACGAGAACTCCCGCTGGCGGCTGCTGAACGGGCTGGACGACATCTCCATCACCCTCCAGAACGAGGGCGACATCGCCACCTACGAGGCCAAGCGCCCGACGTACAAGCCGAGGACGCTCCAGCTCTGACCCCGGGGCCCGAGAAGGCCCTGAGCAGGTCGAGTTTCGGCCACCGCGACACCCCCGCCGTACCCCCGATCGGTCCGATCGGGGGTACGGCTGTGTCTGCACCCGTTCGGCCCCGTGAATCTTCGCCCTTCCTCCCAACTTCCCACGTTAGAGGGGTTGTTGCCGGGGTACGCGCCTTGTGCGGAAGCGACCGCCGGAAGTGCCGGGGCGGCCGTTTGAGGCGGCAGTTGCCCCCTGGGCGGGCGACAACTCGCCCCAGATGGCACAATCTGTGCATGGAACACGACGGCCAACTCGAGCTCTATACGGCGGTCGCGAACCAGCTCAAGGAAGCGCACACAAGAGTGCGTGCACTGCAAGTCCCGGAGGGCGTACGGATGGCGCTGACCCGGAAGCTGCTGGTCATTACGGCCGCGGCCAAGCACGATCTCGCCGATGCGACAAGGCGTCTGGAGCGGTTCATGGCGGACCTCGACGAGGGGCGAATGCCCGAAGGGGAGCGTTGATCGTCTCCGGAGCAGCCGATTTCGTTGCGGCACAAGGGTGATTAGCCCGTTTCGTGTTTGATTTGCGGTATATATCTGCCTAACGTGCGAAAAAGCTTGAACAGTTTCGTTCCGGCTAATGTCTCCGAAGGGGAAGACGTGAACAAGGCGCAGCTCGTAGAAGCGATTGCCGACAAGGTGGGCGGCCGCCAGCAGGCCGCCGAGGCGGTCGACGCGGTCCTGGACGCCATCGTCCGCGCGACGGTCGCGGGGGACCGGGTCTCGGTCACCGGCTTCGGTTCGTTCGAGAAGGTCGACCGGCCGGCCCGCTACGCTCGCAACCCCCAGACGGGCGAGCGGGTTCGGGTCAAGAAGACGTCCGTGCCGCGATTCCGCGCGGGACAGGGCTTCAAGGACCTGGTCAGCGGCTCGAAGAAGCTCCCGCGCGGTGGCGAGGTCGCCGTGAAGAAGGCCCCCAAGGGCAGCCTGACCGGCGGCGCTTCCGCCACGGTCAAGAAGGCCGCCGCGAAGAAGGCCGCCCCGGCGAAGCGGGCGTCGGCCGCCGCGAAGAAGACCACGGCCACCGCCAAGAAGACGACGGCCGCCGCGAAGAAGACCACGGCCACCGCCAAGAAGACCACCGCGAAGAAGGCCACCAGCAAGACGACCGCGGCCGCGAAGAAGACCACCACCGCGAAGTCCGCCGCCGCCAAGAAGACGACGGCCAAGAAGGCCCCGGCCGCGAAGAAGGCGACGGCGACGACCAAGGCCCCCGCCAAGAAGTCGACCGCGCGCAAGACCACCGCCAAGAAGACCACCGCCCGCAAGGCGTAGGACAGCAGGGGCACTCACGCGCCGGGCCGGACTCCC
The sequence above is a segment of the Streptomyces asoensis genome. Coding sequences within it:
- the leuC gene encoding 3-isopropylmalate dehydratase large subunit yields the protein MGRTLAEKVWDDHVVRRAEGEPDLLFIDLHLLHEVTSPQAFDGLRQNGRPVRRLDLTIATEDHNTPTLDIDKPIADPVSRAQLETLRKNCADFGVRLHPLGDVEQGVVHVVGPQLGLTQPGTTVVCGDSHTSTHGAFGALAFGIGTSQVEHVLATQTLPLARPKTMAITVEGELADGVTAKDLILAIIAKIGTGGGQGYILEYRGSAIEKLSMEARMTICNMSIEAGARAGMIAPDETTFAYIEGRDHAPEGADWDAAVEYWKTLKTDEDAEFDAEVVIDGAALSPFVTWGTNPGQGAPLSAAVPDPASYEDASERHAAEKALEYMGLEAGQPLRSINVDTVFVGSCTNGRIEDLRAAAAIVEGRKVADGVRMLVVPGSVRVGLQAVSEGLDVVFKEAGAEWRHAGCSMCLGMNPDQLAPGERSASTSNRNFEGRQGKGGRTHLVSPQVAAATAVLGHLASPADLSDAETRTPAGV
- the ndgR gene encoding IclR family transcriptional regulator NdgR; the encoded protein is MDNSSGVGVLDKAALVLSALESGPATLAGLVAATGLARPTAHRLAVALEHHRMVARDMQGRFILGPRLAELAAAAGEDRLLATAGPVLTHLRDITGESAQLYRRQGDMRICVAAAERLSGLRDTVPVGSTLTMKAGSSAQILMAWEEPERLHRGLQGARFTATALSGVRRRGWAQSIGEREPGVASVSAPVRGPSNRVVAAVSVSGPIERLTRHPGRMHAQAVIDAAGRLSEALRRTG
- a CDS encoding HU family DNA-binding protein, which gives rise to MNKAQLVEAIADKVGGRQQAAEAVDAVLDAIVRATVAGDRVSVTGFGSFEKVDRPARYARNPQTGERVRVKKTSVPRFRAGQGFKDLVSGSKKLPRGGEVAVKKAPKGSLTGGASATVKKAAAKKAAPAKRASAAAKKTTATAKKTTAAAKKTTATAKKTTAKKATSKTTAAAKKTTTAKSAAAKKTTAKKAPAAKKATATTKAPAKKSTARKTTAKKTTARKA
- the leuD gene encoding 3-isopropylmalate dehydratase small subunit, encoding MEAFISHTGRAVPLRRSNVDTDQIIPAHWLKKVTRDGFEDGLFEAWRKDETFVLNRPERQGASVLVAGPDFGTGSSREHAVWALQNYGFKTVISSRFADIFRGNSLKNGLLTVVLEQKIVDALWELTEKDPQAEITVDLEAREVRAEGVTASFELDENSRWRLLNGLDDISITLQNEGDIATYEAKRPTYKPRTLQL